The Catenulispora sp. EB89 genome includes a region encoding these proteins:
- the rpmF gene encoding 50S ribosomal protein L32 translates to MAVPKRKKSRSRTRSRRAQWKAAPLTLVACENCGQTKVPHHLCANCGTYDRRQVVEV, encoded by the coding sequence GTGGCCGTCCCGAAGCGCAAGAAGTCCCGCAGCCGTACCCGTTCCCGCCGTGCCCAGTGGAAGGCCGCCCCGCTGACCCTGGTGGCCTGCGAGAACTGCGGCCAGACGAAGGTCCCGCACCACCTGTGCGCGAACTGCGGCACCTACGACCGCCGCCAGGTCGTCGAGGTCTGA